In Coleofasciculus sp. FACHB-T130, a single window of DNA contains:
- a CDS encoding NADPH-dependent FMN reductase has translation MVKIVGIGGSLRAESQSQLALNLAALRMRSLGAEVEVLDLRQMNLPFCNGEKEFPDFPDVAKMRKAVAEADGLILATPEYHGSVSGVLKNALDLMSFDQLSDKVAGLISVLGGQSNSNALNDLRVIMRWVHAWVIPEQIAIGQAWKAFDANGNLLDDKLSERFDEFAKSLVENTQKLRKAA, from the coding sequence ATGGTCAAAATTGTGGGAATTGGCGGGAGTTTACGGGCTGAATCTCAAAGTCAGCTGGCTCTAAATTTGGCAGCTTTGCGAATGCGATCGCTTGGTGCTGAGGTAGAAGTTCTTGATTTGCGGCAAATGAATCTGCCTTTTTGTAACGGGGAAAAGGAATTTCCAGACTTTCCAGATGTTGCAAAGATGCGGAAAGCCGTCGCTGAGGCAGATGGCTTAATTTTGGCAACCCCTGAATATCATGGTAGTGTCAGCGGTGTGCTGAAAAATGCCTTAGATTTAATGAGCTTTGACCAGCTAAGCGATAAAGTTGCAGGTTTAATTAGTGTCTTGGGAGGTCAGTCAAATAGTAACGCTCTCAACGATCTTCGGGTAATTATGCGCTGGGTTCATGCTTGGGTAATTCCGGAACAAATTGCCATTGGACAAGCTTGGAAAGCGTTTGATGCTAATGGGAACTTGCTGGATGATAAACTTTCTGAGCGCTTTGATGAATTTGCTAAAAGTTTAGTAGAAAATACCCAAAAACTGAGAAAGGCTGCCTAG
- a CDS encoding diguanylate cyclase: MTVAENLALALANLSLYETLQKQKVQSRRQQLGTISISLGVACFPIHGNTEEAVIHAVDAALYKAKVQGRDRVLAYATRCNSSPARSLVTCINHWMDESRLKTRCNII, from the coding sequence GTGACAGTCGCAGAAAATCTTGCCCTAGCGCTAGCCAATTTATCGCTGTACGAAACTTTACAAAAACAAAAGGTACAATCTCGGCGTCAGCAACTGGGTACGATTTCGATCTCGCTGGGAGTTGCTTGCTTCCCGATTCATGGCAATACGGAAGAGGCAGTCATTCATGCGGTGGATGCGGCACTTTACAAAGCGAAGGTGCAAGGACGCGATCGCGTCCTTGCGTATGCCACTAGATGCAACTCTTCGCCCGCTCGCTCGCTCGTGACTTGTATCAATCATTGGATGGATGAATCGCGCCTCAAAACTCGCTGCAATATTATCTAA
- a CDS encoding ferrochelatase, whose product MVATPEKLQQNNDSATGNDRVAVLLMGYGEVESYDDFANYNEQALNLLTAKFAPVPTWIYPPLAKLLAIFDLHEWNHQHDHFISPHNAIFEQQRAGIEKNLQEKWGDRVKVFKAFNFCAPFLPEQVLAEIKEQGFDKLLIYPLLVVDSIFTSGIAVEQVNNALSKLSDGSEHWIKGQRYIPSFYNEPAYIELLARLVEEKIARDLAVAHLPSQTAIVLMNHGCPHKAKGFTSGITESEALYERVREKLINKYPLISVGWLNHDTPLIEWTQPNATQAAENLILLGATSVVFMPIGFATENHETLLDVDHILHNLRRKHPEVTYVQMECVNDHPEFLKMAAEWAHPQIEALFSEQALSVNPQMAAMQAAHTHDHHDHGHHHHDHGHHHDHDHHHH is encoded by the coding sequence TTGGTAGCCACCCCAGAAAAACTTCAACAAAATAACGATTCAGCCACAGGTAACGACCGCGTAGCCGTATTGCTGATGGGCTATGGCGAAGTAGAAAGCTACGACGACTTTGCCAACTACAACGAACAAGCTTTAAATCTACTCACCGCTAAGTTTGCGCCGGTACCCACCTGGATTTATCCACCACTCGCAAAGCTTTTGGCAATCTTTGACCTGCATGAGTGGAACCACCAGCACGATCATTTTATTTCCCCCCACAACGCAATTTTTGAACAGCAACGGGCGGGGATAGAAAAAAATCTACAAGAAAAATGGGGCGATCGCGTTAAAGTTTTCAAAGCCTTTAACTTCTGCGCTCCCTTCCTTCCCGAACAGGTTCTTGCTGAAATCAAAGAGCAGGGTTTTGACAAACTGCTGATCTACCCGCTCTTAGTGGTAGATTCTATCTTTACCAGCGGGATTGCGGTCGAGCAAGTAAATAACGCTCTTTCCAAACTCTCTGACGGTAGCGAACATTGGATTAAGGGACAGCGCTATATTCCCTCCTTCTACAACGAACCCGCCTACATCGAGTTGTTAGCGCGTCTAGTAGAGGAGAAAATTGCCCGCGATTTAGCAGTCGCCCACCTGCCCTCCCAAACTGCCATCGTGTTGATGAACCACGGTTGCCCTCATAAAGCTAAAGGATTTACCTCTGGCATCACTGAAAGTGAGGCACTCTACGAGAGAGTTAGAGAGAAGCTGATCAATAAATATCCGCTGATTTCAGTGGGTTGGCTTAACCATGACACTCCTCTGATTGAATGGACTCAACCCAATGCCACCCAAGCTGCTGAAAATCTAATTCTGCTGGGTGCTACGTCGGTTGTTTTCATGCCGATTGGCTTTGCTACTGAGAATCACGAAACTCTGCTAGATGTAGACCACATCCTGCATAACTTACGGCGTAAGCATCCGGAAGTGACCTACGTACAAATGGAGTGCGTCAACGACCATCCAGAATTTTTAAAGATGGCAGCAGAATGGGCGCATCCTCAGATTGAAGCTTTATTTTCAGAACAAGCTCTTTCCGTTAATCCTCAGATGGCGGCGATGCAAGCGGCTCATACCCACGACCACCACGATCACGGTCATCATCACCATGACCACGGTCATCACCACGACCACGATCACCATCATCATTAA
- the rsmG gene encoding 16S rRNA (guanine(527)-N(7))-methyltransferase RsmG, with translation MGEIETLMLPEMADIWQQTLGWQPEAEQRQQFQRLYELILVGNRQLNLTRITEPTEFWEKHLWDSLRGIAPLLSSHSEGTSDRLSLPSVERAIDIGTGGGFPGIPIAIALSHCTVTLLDATRKKIAFLETLIDQMGIQNAATLTGRAEEIGQHPQHRASYDLALVRAVATASVCAEYALPLLKPGGLAILYRGQWTEEETNALQPALVQLGGVIESIEGFTTPCSHSDRHCLYLRKVAPTPREFPRTVGLPAQKPL, from the coding sequence ATGGGTGAGATTGAGACGCTAATGTTGCCGGAAATGGCAGACATCTGGCAGCAAACATTAGGCTGGCAGCCGGAAGCCGAACAAAGGCAACAATTTCAGCGCCTTTACGAGCTAATTTTGGTAGGAAATCGCCAGCTAAATTTAACTCGCATCACCGAACCGACAGAGTTTTGGGAAAAACATCTGTGGGATTCTCTGCGAGGAATTGCACCCCTGCTATCCTCCCATTCGGAAGGGACAAGCGATCGCTTGTCCCTTCCCTCCGTCGAACGCGCTATCGATATTGGGACTGGAGGAGGATTTCCGGGGATTCCCATTGCGATCGCCCTCAGCCATTGCACCGTCACTTTACTGGATGCCACGCGCAAAAAAATCGCGTTTTTAGAAACTCTGATCGACCAGATGGGGATTCAAAATGCTGCTACTTTGACTGGTAGAGCGGAAGAAATTGGTCAACATCCCCAGCATCGAGCTTCTTACGACTTGGCACTGGTGAGAGCCGTCGCCACAGCATCTGTCTGTGCAGAATATGCCCTCCCGTTACTAAAACCCGGTGGCTTAGCCATCCTCTATCGAGGACAGTGGACAGAAGAAGAAACCAATGCTCTACAACCAGCGCTTGTGCAATTGGGTGGTGTCATTGAGTCGATAGAAGGGTTTACGACTCCTTGTAGTCATAGCGATCGCCACTGTCTTTATCTCCGCAAAGTGGCACCCACGCCGAGGGAATTTCCGCGCACTGTCGGCTTACCTGCTCAAAAGCCACTTTAG
- a CDS encoding ATP-dependent metallopeptidase FtsH/Yme1/Tma family protein yields MIFQGMLLSPPALAKAEQNTLTYGDLLQKLEANQVTKVEIDPATRMAKVRLTGQKPTDPPQEVMLLEQNPELIEQLRDKNVELDVQPSTDNTAAVGVAANLLLLFFLLGVLMFIFRRSSNASGQAMNFGKSRARFQMEAKTGVKFDDVAGIEEAKEELEEVVTFLKLPEKFTAVGAKIPKGVLLIGPPGTGKTLLAKAIAGEAGVPFFSISGSEFVEMFVGVGASRVR; encoded by the coding sequence ATGATTTTCCAGGGGATGCTGCTGAGTCCTCCTGCCCTCGCCAAGGCAGAGCAGAACACCCTCACCTATGGCGATTTATTGCAGAAACTTGAGGCAAACCAAGTCACCAAAGTGGAAATTGACCCAGCCACCCGGATGGCTAAGGTTAGATTAACGGGGCAAAAGCCAACCGATCCGCCGCAAGAGGTAATGCTTCTAGAGCAAAACCCAGAATTGATCGAACAACTCCGCGACAAAAATGTCGAACTTGATGTACAACCTTCGACCGATAACACCGCAGCGGTGGGAGTAGCGGCAAACTTACTATTACTCTTCTTCTTACTGGGAGTATTAATGTTTATTTTCCGTCGTTCTAGTAATGCCTCTGGGCAAGCCATGAACTTCGGGAAATCAAGAGCCAGATTTCAGATGGAAGCCAAAACCGGCGTCAAATTTGACGACGTCGCCGGGATCGAAGAAGCCAAAGAAGAACTCGAAGAAGTCGTCACCTTCCTCAAACTCCCAGAGAAATTCACCGCCGTAGGTGCGAAAATTCCCAAAGGCGTCCTGTTAATTGGCCCTCCAGGAACCGGGAAAACATTACTCGCCAAAGCGATCGCCGGGGAAGCCGGGGTTCCCTTCTTCAGCATCTCCGGAAGTGAATTTGTGGAAATGTTCGTCGGCGTTGGTGCATCCCGCGTCCGCGA
- a CDS encoding ABC transporter ATP-binding protein: MLYLKNLTYHPPAAPTAILKALNLELAPNNLGLVIGPSGSGKSTFLEILAGLAEKTDGALYWRDQELTPEHLQQLGGLVFQFPERHFCGGTILEELRMGHPELGLEKVTEALQEVNLAHLPLHTSPHSLSGGQQRRLALAVQLIRQPHLLLLDEPTAGLDWSMRRQLVSLFAKLKTHWTLLVVTHDAGDLLAIADRCWTINHGELQSVEPASLEAKVIEPQPAA, from the coding sequence ATGCTCTATCTCAAAAACCTGACTTATCACCCCCCGGCTGCCCCTACTGCGATTCTAAAAGCCCTTAATTTAGAACTGGCACCGAACAATCTGGGTCTTGTCATTGGCCCAAGTGGCTCTGGCAAAAGCACATTTTTAGAAATTCTCGCAGGTCTGGCGGAAAAAACGGATGGTGCCCTCTATTGGAGAGACCAAGAACTGACTCCCGAACATCTGCAACAGTTGGGAGGATTAGTGTTTCAATTTCCAGAGCGGCATTTTTGTGGCGGGACAATTTTAGAAGAACTGCGGATGGGGCATCCAGAGTTGGGATTGGAAAAAGTCACGGAAGCTCTGCAAGAAGTAAATCTGGCACATCTGCCATTGCATACCTCACCGCATTCCTTGAGTGGAGGTCAACAGCGACGCCTTGCTCTAGCAGTGCAGTTAATTCGCCAACCTCATTTGCTGTTGTTGGATGAACCCACCGCTGGACTAGATTGGTCAATGCGGCGTCAGCTAGTGAGTTTATTCGCAAAACTCAAAACCCATTGGACGCTGTTGGTTGTCACTCACGATGCGGGTGATTTGTTAGCGATCGCCGATCGATGCTGGACAATTAACCACGGAGAATTGCAATCGGTGGAACCAGCGTCATTGGAAGCTAAAGTAATTGAGCCGCAACCAGCAGCTTAA